A segment of the Pseudomonas serboccidentalis genome:
CGTCCGGGCGGCGTGCGCGCGAATCACTCATGGCTTGGCCGCCGCCCAGTCCACCCAGCCGAACTGCCAGGTCGCCAGAATCACCAGACCGAAGACAATCCGGTACCAGGCGAATGCCGCGTAGCTGTGGCTGGCGATGAACTTGAGCAGACCGCGCACGGCGATCATGGCGAAAATGAACGCCGTGACGAAACCGATGGCGAACACCGGGAAGTCTGCGGGTACGAACAGATGGCGATACTTGTAACCCGAGTACACCGCCGCCCCGACCATGGTCGGCATGGCCAGGAAGAACGAGAACTCGGTCGCAGTCTTGCGCGACAGGCCGAACAGCAGACCACCGATGATCGTCGAGCCGGAGCGCGAGGTGCCGGGAATCATCGCCAGGCACTGCGCGAAACCGACTTTCAGCGCGTCTTTCCAGGTGATCTCATCCACTGTTTCGGCGTGTACTTCGTGCTGTCGGCGTTCGGCCCACAACATGATCACGCCACCCACCACCAGCGCCGTTGCAACGGTGATGGGATTGAACAGGTATTGGTGGATCAGGTCGGCAAAAATCACCCCCAACACCACTGCCGGCAGAAACGCGATCAGCAGATTGGCAGTAAAGCGCTGCGCACTCGGCTGGGTCGGCAGGCCGATCACCACGTCGAGGATCTTGCGACGAAACTCCCAGACCACCGCGAGGATCGCGCCGAGCTGAATAATGATGTTGAACGCCATGGCCCGTTCGCCGCCGAAGTCGAGCAAGTCGGCAACAATGATCTGGTGTCCGGTACTGGAAATGGGCAAAAACTCCGTCAGCCCCTCTACAACTCCTAGAATCAGTGCCTGCAAGGCGGTCCAAAGATCCATCAGTCCCCCAAAGAGCGATGCACATCGGCATGCCCCGATAGTATTTTTCTAACGTTCACTGCGTTCAGCGTAGCTGGTTGTTGCTGTACCGATTCCGCGCGCACAGGATCCACACGAAACGGTCAAAATTCCGTGAAATATCAACTTTGATTCAGGTTTTCACGCGCGGGGCCGAAATCCTAACAGACAGGCCTCAATAGTGCTGCGGCGTTATACGACTTGGGTCGCGTATGCCCGATCACCGAAAACGTGATTGGATGCTGGCGTTGATTTATTACAAGAAAAAGAAATCGGAGTGACAGCGTTATGAACAGCTTGCGCAGTGTGTCGATCAGCCGACGCTTGTGGCTCATTTTGATTGTGGCAGTGGTGATGCTGCTGACCTTGGGCGTGTTGATGCTCAAGCAGATCCACGATGACCTGTACCACGCCAAGGCGCAGAAAACCCAGCATGTGGTGCAGACGGCCAGCGGCCTGCTGACCTACTACCACGACCTGGAAACCGCTGGCACCCTCACCCGCGACGCCGCGCAGAAACAGGCGTTGACTGCCATTCGAGGCTTGCGCTACGACCAGAACGATTACTTCTGGATCAACGACCTCACGCCCGTGATGGTCATGCACCCGACCAACCCCAAATTGGAAGGCCAGAACCTCTCGGCCATCCGTGACCCGGACGGTTTTGCGGTGTTCAACGAGATGGTCGCGATCGCCAAAAGCAAAGGTGCGGGCATGGTCAATTACCGTTGGCCCAAGCCTGGCGCCAGCGAGCCGGTGGCGAAAACTTCCTACGTCAAACTGTTCGAACCGTGGGGCTGGGTGCTCGGTTCGGGCATCTACATCGATGATGTGCAGAGCGAATTCCAGGGCCAGGTGATCAAGGCCACGGTGATCGGTCTGGTGATTGCGCTGATCATGGCCCTGCTGGTGATCCTGATTGCCCGCAGCATCGTGCGCCCGTTACAGGAAAGCGTGAACGCCATGGCCAACATCGCCAGCGGCGAAAGCGACCTGACCCGCAGCCTCGACACCCACGGCCAGGACGAAGTCACGCAACTGGCCCATCACTTCAACGCCTTTACCGCCAAATTGCGCCGGGTGATCGGTGACTTGCAGGTGTCGGCCAGTGCGCTGGGCCAGTCGTCCAGCGAACTGGGCAACGATGCCACCCAGGCCCAGCAACGCAGCCAGCAGCAATCACAGCAGATGGAACTGGTGGCGACCGCGATCAACGAAGTGACCTACGGCGTGCAGGACGTGGCAAAAAACGCCGAACACGCCGCCGCTGAAATGCGCGATGCCGAAGCTCAGGCGCAACAAGGCCAGATCAACATCGACGGCAGTCTGCAACAGATCGACAAGCTCTCCGGAACCATTGATCAGGCGGTCGAAGTCATTCGCACGCTGGCGGCGGAAAGTACGCAGATCGGCAGTGTGCTGGAGGTGATCCGCTCGATTGCCGAACAGACCAACCTGCTGGCGCTCAACGCGGCCATTGAAGCGGCGCGCGCCGGTGAACAGGGCCGGGGCTTTGCGGTGGTGGCCGACGAAGTTCGTCTGCTGGCGCAGCGCACGCAGAAATCGACAGCGGAAATCCAGTCGATGATCGAACGCCTGCAAAGTCATTCCGAAGCAGCGGTCAAGGTCATCGGCGACAGCAGCAAAGCCTCGCAACTGACCATCGAACAGGCAGGCCTCGCCGGGGCCAGCCTCAACGCCATCGGCCAGGCTTTACGCAACCTCAATGGCCTGAACGCCTCGATTGCCAGCGCCACGCTGCAACAGGCGCATGTGGTCGAGGACATCAATCAGAACGTCACCCAGGCGGCCGGGTTGTCTCACAGCACGGCGCTGGCGGCGGAGCAATCGAGCGTGGCGAGTGTGAAGCTTGGGCAGTTGAGTGAGCAGTTGAACCAGCTTCTACGCCAGTTCCGCGTCTAACACCGCCCCCTGTAGGAGTGAGCCTGCTCGCGATAGCGTCATATCAGTCAACCCCGGAGTGGCTGACCCACCGTCATCGCGAGCAGACTCACTCCTACAGGGTTTCGCGGTTTCCCATCAAAATCGGTAACAGGCTTATTCCGACAGGTTTTTGGGTACAATCCGCTCCCTCCTGAACTCCCCCAAGGAACCCCCATGTCCGGGCTTGAACTGTTTGCCGCCGCCCTCGGTGTGATCGCCGTGTGGCTGACGGTCAAACAGAATCCGTGGTGCTGGCCGATCGGCCTGGTCATGGTGTTGCTGTACAGCTGGATTTTCTATGACGTAAAGCTGTACTCGGACATGTTGCTGCAAGTGATCTACGCTGCGCTGCAAGTTTACGGCTGGTGGCAATGGACCCGCGCCGGGACGATGCATGACGGGCGCGACGTCACGCGCCTGGGTCGGCGCTCGATCCTGCTCGGCCTTGGCGTGGGGGCGCTTGGCAGCCTGCTGCTGGGCGCGGCCATGGCGCACTGGACCGATGCCGCACAACCGTGGCTCGATGCCGCACTGACCGCCTTCAGCCTTGTCGCTCAATTGTGGATGGCGCAGAAACGCCTGCAATGCTGGGCGCTGTGGTTCGTGCTGGATATGATTTTCGTCGGCCTGTTCCTTTACAAGGGGCTGTACCTCACCGCCGCACTGTATGCCCTGTTCACCTTGATTGCGCTGCAAGGCTGGCGTGAATGGCGCGCCGATCCGGCGTTGCAACGATGAAGGTGGTTGTCCTCACCGGTCCGGAATCCACCGGCAAGAGCTGGCTGGCTGCCGGCCTTCAAGCACACTTTGGCGGTCTGCGGGTGGATGAGTACGTGCGCTGGTTCATCGAGCAGAATCCGCGCGATACCTGCCTGAACGACATCCCCGACATCGCCCGCGGGCAGTTGCAGTGGGAAGATCAGGCACGGGCGCAGCAACCCCGGCTGCTGATTCTCGATACCCATCTGCTGAGCAATATTCTGTGGAGCCAGACCCTGTTTGGCGCCTGCCCCGCGTGGCTGGAACCCGAGTTGCTGGCGCGGCATTACGACCTGCACCTGCTGTTGTCGCCGGAGCATATCGACTGGACGGACGACGGCCAGCGTTGCCAGCCACAACTCAGCGAGCGCATGGCGTTCTTTCAGGCCACCCGCGATTGGCTGGAACAAAACGGGCAACCGCTGCAAATCATTCAGGGCCATTGGAATGAACGCCGCTCTCAGGCTTTCGACGCCGTTGCTCGTTTGTTGGCCGATCATCCCGCCAAATAGCCCCTTTCGGGGCTCAAGTGTCCATTCCTGATACACCTCCCCCAGCGCAGAGCAGCCAATTCAATGGCCTTCATC
Coding sequences within it:
- the pnuC gene encoding nicotinamide riboside transporter PnuC encodes the protein MSGLELFAAALGVIAVWLTVKQNPWCWPIGLVMVLLYSWIFYDVKLYSDMLLQVIYAALQVYGWWQWTRAGTMHDGRDVTRLGRRSILLGLGVGALGSLLLGAAMAHWTDAAQPWLDAALTAFSLVAQLWMAQKRLQCWALWFVLDMIFVGLFLYKGLYLTAALYALFTLIALQGWREWRADPALQR
- a CDS encoding undecaprenyl-diphosphate phosphatase — encoded protein: MDLWTALQALILGVVEGLTEFLPISSTGHQIIVADLLDFGGERAMAFNIIIQLGAILAVVWEFRRKILDVVIGLPTQPSAQRFTANLLIAFLPAVVLGVIFADLIHQYLFNPITVATALVVGGVIMLWAERRQHEVHAETVDEITWKDALKVGFAQCLAMIPGTSRSGSTIIGGLLFGLSRKTATEFSFFLAMPTMVGAAVYSGYKYRHLFVPADFPVFAIGFVTAFIFAMIAVRGLLKFIASHSYAAFAWYRIVFGLVILATWQFGWVDWAAAKP
- a CDS encoding methyl-accepting chemotaxis protein, producing MNSLRSVSISRRLWLILIVAVVMLLTLGVLMLKQIHDDLYHAKAQKTQHVVQTASGLLTYYHDLETAGTLTRDAAQKQALTAIRGLRYDQNDYFWINDLTPVMVMHPTNPKLEGQNLSAIRDPDGFAVFNEMVAIAKSKGAGMVNYRWPKPGASEPVAKTSYVKLFEPWGWVLGSGIYIDDVQSEFQGQVIKATVIGLVIALIMALLVILIARSIVRPLQESVNAMANIASGESDLTRSLDTHGQDEVTQLAHHFNAFTAKLRRVIGDLQVSASALGQSSSELGNDATQAQQRSQQQSQQMELVATAINEVTYGVQDVAKNAEHAAAEMRDAEAQAQQGQINIDGSLQQIDKLSGTIDQAVEVIRTLAAESTQIGSVLEVIRSIAEQTNLLALNAAIEAARAGEQGRGFAVVADEVRLLAQRTQKSTAEIQSMIERLQSHSEAAVKVIGDSSKASQLTIEQAGLAGASLNAIGQALRNLNGLNASIASATLQQAHVVEDINQNVTQAAGLSHSTALAAEQSSVASVKLGQLSEQLNQLLRQFRV
- a CDS encoding AAA family ATPase, whose amino-acid sequence is MKVVVLTGPESTGKSWLAAGLQAHFGGLRVDEYVRWFIEQNPRDTCLNDIPDIARGQLQWEDQARAQQPRLLILDTHLLSNILWSQTLFGACPAWLEPELLARHYDLHLLLSPEHIDWTDDGQRCQPQLSERMAFFQATRDWLEQNGQPLQIIQGHWNERRSQAFDAVARLLADHPAK